The following proteins are co-located in the Desulfatitalea tepidiphila genome:
- a CDS encoding 3'-5' exonuclease, with protein MVTMHLAKGLEFRAVAVIVYDDEVIPSQQRIERVTNDSDLEEVYNIERHLLYFNSTFGNGLRERKHGL; from the coding sequence ATGGTCACCATGCATCTTGCCAAGGGGCTTGAATTCAGGGCTGTGGCGGTCATAGTTTACGACGATGAGGTAATCCCTTCCCAGCAGCGCATTGAAAGAGTCACCAATGATTCGGACCTGGAGGAGGTCTATAACATCGAACGCCACCTTCTTTATTTTAACTCAACTTTCGGGAATGGATTGAGGGAACGAAAACATGGTCTATGA